Sequence from the Bradysia coprophila strain Holo2 unplaced genomic scaffold, BU_Bcop_v1 contig_254, whole genome shotgun sequence genome:
cggtattttgtggtgtaagaccctgactttcagtcaagggaataaattgCAATGATCCGATTGCATTGAAAAACACAGCCCTTATTAGGGCTACCAAATTGCTGACGAAAACGTGCAATCCATTTCCATTAATAATACACAACGCGTCTACTATAGTAGTGCGACACTACGACTCGTCGCcataaaatcagaattttttgttgattcgttGATTCTTCGAGCtacttttaacgaaattgaacATGTTGATGTACACTACAGGCTCCCATGTATcttattattttatgtaaGCTGGTCATGCTGAACTAATTTAGGACTGATCACTGCCTATCGAACATCATAATCAAGTTCTGTTGATTTACGTACCAAAactaaaaaagaacaaaaaccaatttttcacattttctgtgggTATCCTCTGCTTCGAAATACAACCTTCCCACatgcctcaacaaaaaatgtaccgGTGCTGCCTACGGTATTGTTCgattgaaatttgtattttttgacaGTTGAAAAATCTGCCCAATATTCTCATCTCCTATACTCGAAAggtttgtaatttgtattattGTTTATACGGAAAATGAACGTATCGTTTTTCGTTATGAATTTGTTGGTCCTGAAAAGGACCGATTTTGATTGTGGGATGTCGTCACTTATGTAACATCTTAAGCACGTTCACCACGAATACGTCTGGCCAATTGGATATCCTTTGGCATGATGGTAACTCGCTTGGCGTGGATTGCGCACAAATTGGTGTCTTCGAACAGACCGACCAAATAGGCTTCGCTGGCCTCCTGTAGAGCCATAACAGCCGAACTTTGGAAACGTAAATCGGTCTTGAAATCTTGAGCGATCTCACGAACGAGCCGTTGGAAAGGCAATTTACGAATCAACAATTCGGTGCTCTTTTGGTAGCGACGGATTTCTCGCAATGCAACGGTACCAGGGCGATAACGATGTGGCTTCTTAACTCCACCAGTAGCTGGTGCACTTTTACGTGCAGCCTTGGTGGCCAATTGTTTACGAGGTGCTTTTCCACCGGTCGATTTACGTGCAGTTTGCTTTGTACGAgccatttttctctcttttgcTGTTGTTTGCTTGTCAACGATCAGAAACAGAATGAGGAGAGCGCAACACATTCCCCTCCATTTATATCATTTTGACAGCTCGTTGTATGGCACGGAATGTTTGCATTTTCCCAACTTTGTCGACTggaatcggaaaattttctttttgattttccttaatttcgtCGACAGCAaatagaaaatcgagaaaaatcgaaatttgtgcGGAAATTGAAGATTTTAGCCGGAAAACGGAAAATGCAAGTGGAGGGGAGAAGTGTATATAAATGAGTGCGTACCGCTTGCAAAACATTCAGTATCGACTTGGTCGTTGTGTTGCAcagttcgaataaaaaaataaaattgaaaaatgactgGACGCGGTAAAGGTGGTAAAGGTTTGGGAAAAGGAGGCGCCAAGCGTCATCGCAAAGTTTTGCGTGATAACATCCAAGGTATTACGAAGCCAGCCATTCGTCGATTGGCCCGTCGTGGTGGTGTCAAACGTATTTCCGGTTTGATCTATGAAGAAACCCGTGGTGTTCTGAAAGTTTTCTTGGAAAATGTTATCCGAGATGCAGTCACCTACACGGAACATGCTAAACGTAAGACCGTAACAGCCATGGATGTCGTTTATGCCTTGAAACGACAGGGACGTACATTGTACGGTTTCGGAGGTTAAATCATTCTGCGTTAACAAGAGCAACGCGCTTATTAAAATGGCCCTTTTCAGGGCCGccaaaatcataaataaaaacgattcgatACTCACTTTCGAacataataatacaaaacCCTATATGTTGAGAGGAATAATGTTAatgatgaaattgaatttcgaatgAAACTTCTGAATGTGTGACGCATGTGTACGTCTTGAGATTAGTTCTGTTTTCGATTATAATTAATGGAGCGTTAACAACAGTAGCAAAATTGGGCTAGGGAAATTATTGTGTAAGGGAAAaggctaaaaaaaaacaacacaaaggGACCCatccatttttcttcattcacaAGTTGTGTACGTTACAAAGAGTATAGCGTCTGACTTAAGGCGAcgataacaaatttgatattttctgaTTAAAGCCATGCGAGTTGCGCATCATAAAACGCTTTGTTCTTTAAAATTGCAGCTGAAAATGAACGCAGCACCAACAGAAAAGCTTCTATTTTTCTCGTATTATTCTATCGAatgattcaattgtttttcgttaaatttttggtcGCCCTTAAAAGGGCGTTTTTTCGGGTATACTCGAGATGTTTCCAGTATACAGGGCACTTAAGCCTTCTTTTCGGTCTTTTTCGGCAACAAAACTGCCTGAATGTTGGGCAGAACACCACCTTGGGCAATGGTTACACCCGACAACAACTTGTTCAATTCTTCGTCGTTGCGGATGGCCAACTGTAAGTGACGTGGAATGATTCTGGTCTTCTTGTTGTCACGGGCTGCGTTACCAGCCAATTCCAATACTTCAGCAGCCAAATATTCCAtcacagctgccaaataaacTGGAGCACCAGCACCGACACGTTCGGCATAGTTGCCTTTACGCAACAATCGGTGAATACGACCGACTGGAAACTGTAATCCGGCACGGTTCGAACGAGACTTTGCCTTTCCCTTAACTTTTCCACCTTTACCACGgccagacatttttcaaattggttttttaatttacttgttTACAGCACGAAACTGAATGACTGAATGATACCGAACGTACGCGTCTACTGTCTTTATATGCACGTTCGTTCAACCATATGGATGAATGGGCGGAGCCATCTCGTTGAACAAAAGTGAATATAAAAGTGCGGTACGAATGTGACGGTATTGATATAGTTTCATTGAGTGTATCGTTCAGTAAACATGCCACCAAAGACAAGCGGAAAAGCTGCCAAGAAGGCCGGTAAGGCGCAAAAGAACATTTCGAAAGGcgacaagaagaagaaacgcaAGCGTAAGGAATCTTATGCCATCTACATCTACAAAGTGTTGAAGCAAGTGCATCCAGACACTGGTATTTCGAGCAAAGCCATGAGTATCATGAACAGTTTCGTTAATGATATTTTCGAACGCATTGCTGCCGAAGCATCCCGTTTGGCTCACTACAACAAACGATCGACCATCACCAGTCGGGAAATTCAAACCGCTGTTCGTCTGTTGTTGCCTGGTGAATTGGCCAAGCACGCTGTCAGTGAAGGCACAAAAGCCGTCACCAAATACACCAGCTCCAagtaaattggttttaaaaaaaaaatggtttcacaTTGAAATCTCCGACATCAAAACAAACGGCTCTTTTCAGAGCCACCATTTcatttacgaaaaacatttgaaatcaattcgaaaataatacaaaaaaaaccgacTCCGAAACTTTGGGTGTGGCTCTACTCCGTCTAACTGTAATTGGGCTTTGGCCatgatttttaatattgttCTAAATAATTGAGAGTGGTCGCTGAGCTTTAGGCTTGATTAGATTTAGACAGTCTCTTTATGAAATCTGCTAGCAATCATTAAGTAgaagacaaacaaacaaaatgcaatgTCGCCCATCCACAATTCGttaatagaaataaatttgagcTGTGTGTGGTCCGTCCACTTTCAGTCGCTATTTCTGTACAGATGTTGACATATATGGGGCAGTCAAGAAAACCGACTTTTTCCACTTTTAAAGGAAGATCCTAAAGGCGAACGTTGACTGTCTTTTCtggaacataaaattttttgtccatCACCAACCGAGTTAAAATAACGGTCTGTTGTTTGCGTCAATCAGTCAATGGGTTAGTAAACAATGATGTCTGCAGAAGAAATTCGAACGCGTTGTAACTCGCATTCAATGTGTTAGTGGCGTGGATTTCATGCCATACCATTACTGTTTGTGGTCATTTCACTGATTATTCCagtcaggaaaaaaaaaacatttcccagACTCACAGGTCTAGATGATGAAAAGGTTAGCTCTAataaacatcgaacaaaaccACTCGTAAATGTTGGCTCGTGAATGTCTGGTGTGCTTGTGCCTTTGTATGTCGGAATCAATAGTTGTTCCATGGATCGAAAGTGGTAAAAAAGTGAATCTGACGAAGAACGAGGACTAGCTAAAGGTCCAACTGCCACAGAGGGCCCAAATTAAAAGAAtcgaaataaatcgaaattggaAAGAGTGTGCGGACAGCGCCATGGAATGTAGAGGTTGCAGTGCCCCTTAAAaccatcaaatttttccacacaCAGCCAAATGCATACGGATTTTGTTACTGCTTTCGATGCATGTAACTCCATTGCTGCCTAAAATCATTGTGGGCAATCGCTGGACCCCGATTGATCATTAATTTgacttcattaaaaaattaactttcgaAGTTCCGATTGCACGTCTGTCACGACGCACTCGTTTTCCATGCGACATTGAATAACCTTGGACGATTGAATGACCTCACGATTAAGATTAGAGTGTCGACATTACGAATCCATCACAACATCCCGGACGGCTCTCGGGTTTCcccaaaataattaacaatttgGACAATCGTGTACGGTTGGACTACTTTGTGCAAAGTTTTGTATCGTGCTATACAGGCATGATGTTGTTTCCGTGAGGGACTAATGTTTTGTCAGTACCACATTTGCACCgcatttttcgaataaaaatacgCAAATCGTGTGTACCGCAAACATTCAACGCTTTCAAACCgaaatctaaaaacaaaacatttacaatGGCCGACACTGCTGTGACCGAAGCTGCTCCCCCAGCTACCTCATCTCCAGCTGCAAAGAAAAGCAAGACTGCTTCTGCTGCATCGAAGAAACCACGAGTGAAGCCAACCCATCCGCCAACAGCCGATATGGTTAATGCTGCTATCAAAAGCCTGAAAGAACGTGGTGGTTCATCGTTGCAGGCAATCAAGAAGTACATCACAGCCAATTACAAGATCGATGCCGAGAAACTATCGCCTTTCATCAAGAAATACCTGAAGAGTGCCGTTACCGGTGGCAAATTGATCCAAACCAAAGGCAAGGGTGCTTCTGGTTCATTCAAACTTTCTGCTACTGTTGCAAAATCAAAGTCCGAATCGGCACCGAAGAAAGCTGCTGCCAAGCCCAAGAAAGCTAAGGCAGCGACCGGTGAAAAGAAACCGAAAGCGAAGAAAGCTGCATCTCCAGCTAAGAAGAAGCCTGCAGCCAAAAGTgctgaaaagaagaagaaagccGCAGCACCAGCTAAAGCAGCAAAGAAGGCTGGTTCCGTGAAGGCACCAAAAGCCCCAAAGGAAAAGTCAACGAAACCGAAAGCTGCCGCTAAAAAGccaaaaacaccaaaacccaaGAAGGCAGCTCCAGCCAAGAAAGCAGCACCAAAGAAGGCAGCTGCAccaaaaaagaagtaaattccTTAAAACACGGGAATTTTCGCCAATTATAAATTGCAATGATCCGATTGCATTGAAAAACACAGCCCTTATTAGGGCTACCAAATTGCTGACGAAAACGTGCAATCCATTTCCATTAATAATACACAACGCGTCTACTATAGTAGTGCGACACTACGACTCGTCGCcataaaatcagaattttttgttgattcgttGATTCTTCGAGCtacttttaacgaaattgaacATGTTGATGTACACTACAGGCTCCCATGTATcttattattttatgtaaGCTGGTCATGCTGAACTAATTTAGGACTGATCACTGCCTATCGAACATCATAATCAAGTTCTGTTGATTTACGTACCAAAactaaaaaagaacaaaaaccaatttttcacattttctgtgggATATCCTCTGCTTCGAAATACAACCTTCCCACatgcctcaacaaaaaatgtaccgGTGCTGCCTACGGTATTGTTCgattgaaatttgtattttttgacaGTTGAAAAATCTGCCCAATATTCTCATCTCCTATACTCGAAAggtttgtaatttgtattattGTTTATACGGAAAATGAACGTATCGTTTTTCGTTATGAATTTGTTGGTCCTGAAAAGGACCGATTTTGATTGTGGGATGTCGTCACTTATGTAACATCTTAAGCACGTTCACCACGAATACGTCTGGCCAATTGGATATCCTTTGGCATGATGGTAACTCGCTTGGCGTGGATTGCGCACAAATTGGTGTCTTCGAACAGACCGACCAAATAGGCTTCGCTGGCCTCCTGTAGAGCCATAACAGCCGAACTTTGGAAACGTAAATCGGTCTTGAAATCTTGAGCGATCTCACGAACGAGCCGTTGGAAAGGCAATTTACGAATCAACAATTCGGTGCTCTTTTGGTAGCGACGGATTTCTCGCAATGCAACGGTACCAGGGCGATAACGATGTGGCTTCTTAACTCCACCAGTAGCTGGTGCACTTTTACGTGCAGCCTTGGTGGCCAATTGTTTACGAGGTGCTTTTCCACCGGTCGATTTACGTGCAGTTTGCTTTGTACGAgccatttttctctcttttgcTGTTGTTTGCTTGTCAACGATCAGAAACAGAATGAGGAGAGCGCAACACATTCCCCTCTATTTATATCATTTTGACAGCTCGTTGTATGGCACGGAATGTTTGCATTTTCCCAACTTTGTCGACTggaatcggaaaattttctttttgattttccttaatttcgtCGACAGCAaatagaaaatcgagaaaaatcgaaatttgtgcGGAAATTGAAGATTTTAGCCGGAAAACGGAAAATGCAAGTGGAGGGGAGAAGTGTATATAAATGAGTGCGTACCGCTTGCAAAACATTCAGTATCGACTTGGTCGTTGTGTTGCAcagttcgaataaaaaaataaaattgaaaaatgactgGACGCGGTAAAGGTGGTAAAGGTTTGGGAAAAGGAGGCGCAAAGCGTCATCGCAAAGTTTTGCGTGATAACATCCAAGGTATTACGAAGCCAGCCATTCGTCGATTGGCCCGTCGTGGTGGTGTCAAACGTATTTCCGGTTTGATCTATGAAGAAACCCGTGGTGTTCTGAAAGTTTTCTTGGAAAATGTTATCCGAGATGCAGTCACCTACACGGAACATGCTAAACGTAAGACCGTAACAGCCATGGATGTCGTTTATGCCTTGAAACGACAGGGACGTACATTGTACGGTTTCGGAGGTTAAATCATTGTGCGTTAACAAGAGCAACGCGCTTATTAAAATGGCCCTTTTCAGGGCCGccaaaatcataaataaaaacgattcgatACTCACTTTCGAacataataatacaaaacGCTATATGATGAGAGGAATAATGTTAATGACatgaaatgatgaaattgaatttcgaatgAAACTTCTGAATGTGTGACGCATGTGTACGTCTTGAGATTAGTTCTGTTTTCGATTATAATTAATGGAGCGTTAACAGCAGTAGCAAAATTGGGCTAGGGAAATTATTGTGTAAGGGAAAaggctaaaaaaaaacaacacaaagggacccattcatttttcttcattcacaAGTTGTGTACGTTACAAAGAGTATAGCGTCTGACTTAAGGCGAcgataacaaatttgatattttctgaTTAAAGCCATGCGAGTTGCGCATCATAAAACGCTTTGTTCTTTAAAATTGCAGCTGAAAATGAACGCAGCACCAACAGAAAAGCTTCTATTTTTCTCGTATTATTCTATCGAatgattcaattgtttttcgttaaatttttggtcGCCCTTAAAAGGGCGTTTTTTCGGGTATACTCGAGATGTTTCCAGTATACAGGGCACTTAAGCCTTCTTTTCGGTCTTTTTCGGCAACAAAACTGCCTGAATGTTGGGCAGAACACCACCTTGGGCAATGGTTACACCCGACAACAACTTGTTCAATTCTTCGTCGTTGCGGATGGCCAACTGTAAGTGACGTGGAATGATTCTGGTCTTCTTGTTGTCACGGGCTGCGTTACCAGCCAATTCCAATACTTCAGCAGCCAAATATTCCAtcacagctgccaaataaacTGGAGCACCAGCACCGACACGTTCGGCATAGTTGCCTTTACGCAACAATCGGTGAATACGACCGACTGGAAACTGTAATCCGGCACGGTTCGAACGAGACTTTGCCTTTCCCTTAACTTTTCCACCTTTACCACGgccagacatttttcaaattggttttttaatttacttgttTACAGCACGAAACTGAATGACTGAATGATACCGAACGTACGCGTCTACTTTCTTTATATGCACGTTCGTTCAACCATATGGATGAATGGGCGGAGCCATCTCGTTGAACAAAAGTGAATATAAAAGTGCGGTACGAATGTGACGGTATTGATATAGTTTCATTGAGTGTATCGTTCAGTAAACATGCCACCAAAGACAAGCGGAAAAGCTGCCAAGAAGGCCGGTAAGGCGCAAAAGAACATTTCGAAAGGcgacaagaagaagaaacgcaAGCGTAAGGAATCTTATGCCATCTACATCTACAAAGTGTTGAAGCAAGTGCATCCAGACACTGGTATTTCGAGCAAAGCCATGAGTATCATGAACAGTTTCGTTAATGATATTTTCGAACGCATTGCTGCCGAAGCATCCCGTTTGGCTCACTACAACAAACGATCGACCATCACCAGTCGGGAAATTCAAACCGCTGTTCGTCTGTTGTTGCCTGGTGAATTGGCCAAGCACGCTGTCAGTGAAGGCACAAAAGCCGTCACCAAATACACCAGCTCCAAGTaaattggtttaaaaaaaatggtttcacaTTGAAATCTCCGACATCAAAACAAACGGCTCTTTTCAGAGCCACCATTTcatttacgaaaaacatttgaaatcaattcgaaaataatacaaaaaaaaccgacTCCGAAACTTTGGGTGTGGCTCTACTCCGTCTAACTGTAATTGGGCTTTGGCCatgatttttaatattgttCTACATAATTGAGAGTGGTCGCTGAGCTTTAGGCTTGATTAGATTTAGACAGTCTCTTTATGAAATCTGCTAGCAATCATTAAGTAgaagacaaacaaacaaaatgcaatgTCGCCCATCCACAATTCGttaatagaaataaatttgagcTGTGTGTGGTCCGTCCACTTTCAGTCGCTATTTCTGTACAGATGTTGACATATATGGGGCAGTCAAGAAAACCGACTTTTTCCACTTTTAAAGGAAGATCCTAAAGGCGAACGTTGACTGTCTTTTCtggaacataaaattttttgtccatCACCAACCGAGTTAAAATAACGGTCTGTTGTTTGCGTCAATCAGTCAATGGGTTAGTAAACAATGATGTCTGCAGAAGAAATTCGAACGCGTTGTAACTCGCATTCAATGTGTTAGTGGCGTGGATTTCATGCCATACCATTACTGTTTGTGGTCATTTCACTGATTATTCcagtcagaaaaaaaaaacatttcccagACTCACAGGTCTAGATGATGAAAAGGTTAGCTCTAataaacatcgaacaaaaccTCACGTAAATGTTGGCTCGTGAATGTCTGGTGTGCTTGTGCTTTTGTATGTCGGAATCAATAGTTGTTCCATGGATCGAAAGTGGTAAAAAAGTGAATCTGACGAAGAACGAGGACTAGCTAAAGGTCCAACTGCCACAGAGGGCCCAAATTAAAAGAAtcgaaataaatcgaaattggaAAGAGTGTGCGGACAGCGCCATAGAATGTAGAGGTTGCAGTGCCCCTTAAAaccatcaaatttttccacacaCAGCCAAATGCATACGGATTTTGTTACTGCTTTCGATGCATGTAACTCCATTGCTGCCTAAAATCATTGTGGGCAATCGCTGGACCCCGATTGATCATTAATTTgacttcattaaaaaattaactttcgaAGTTCCGATTGCACGTCTGTCACGACGCACTCGTTTTCCATGCGACATTGAATAACCTTGGACGATTGGATGACCTCACGATTAAGATTAGAGTGTCGACATTACGAATCCATCACAACATCCCGGACGGCTCTCGGGTTTCcccaaaataattaacaatttgGACAATCGTGTACGGTTGGACTACTTTGTGCAAAGTTTTGTATCGTGCTATACAGGCATGATGTTGTTTCCGTGAGGGACTAATGTTTTGTCAGTACCACATTTGCACCgcatttttcgaataaaaatacgCAAATCGTGTGTACCGCAAACATTCAACGCTTTCAAACCgaaatctaaaaacaaaacatttacaatGGCCGACACTGCTGTGACCGAAGCTGCTCCCCCAGCTACCTCATCTCCAGCTGCAAAGAAAAGCAAGACTGCTTCTGCTGCATCGAAGAAACCACGAGTGAAGCCAACCCATCCGCCAACAGCCGATATGGTTAATGCTGCTATCAAAAGCCTGAAAGAACGTGGTGGTTCATCGTTGCAGGCAATCAAGAAGTACATCACAGCCAATTACAAGATCGATGCCGAGAAACTATCGCCTTTCATCAAGAAATACCTGAAGAGTGCCGTTACCGGTGGCAAATTGATCCAAACCAAAGGCAAGGGTGCTTCTGGTTCATTCAAACTTTCTGCTACTGTTGCAAAATCAAAGTCCGAATCGGCACCGAAGAAAGCTGCTGCCAAGCCCAAGAAAGCTAAGGCAGCGACCGGTGAAAAGAAACCGAAAGCGAAGAAAGCTGCATCTCCAGCTAAGAAGAAGCCTGCAGCCAAAAGTgctgaaaagaagaagaaagccGCAGCACCAGCTAAAGCAGCAAAGAAGGCTGGTTCCGTGAAGGCACCAAAAGCCCCAAAGGAAAAGTCAACGAAACCGAAAGCTGCCGCTAAAAAGccaaaaacaccaaaacccaaGAAGGCAGCTCCAGCCAAGAAAGCAGCACCAAAGAAGGCAGCTGCAccaaaaaagaagtaaattccTTAAAACACGGGAATTTTCGCCAattactaggtcccaccttttgggcgggtcaggtcccttgactgacaattttttcaatatatttttgaccaatttcattgttgaacttccgaagcatcactgataaaaatgcctacatttaatatatcgattactctaaacatgacaacgaaatttgacagaaaaagttcttcaaataaaccttcgaagaccgaatgatctttgagttctgatttttcttataaatttgcagaaagattttcaatcaaccacacaaatcgtaaataaaatgcgactcgtgtgatttacggccctcgcttcgctctggccgcaaacttcccactcgtatgagctatctattattctgtttgattgccattttgtcgaatttaatcagagtagatgcgaagttttacaaatgtggaacgatgagacaactctttcactttggtaaaaaattaaaaaaaaaacgatagatgttcttctcttacagttttgtacaaaaaggaagtcccccggtattttacaaatgtggatggtaataaacgaccgataaaaattttttttttcgtttcttcacttttgtcgattCAGAAAACGAC
This genomic interval carries:
- the LOC119078398 gene encoding histone H4, translated to MTGRGKGGKGLGKGGAKRHRKVLRDNIQGITKPAIRRLARRGGVKRISGLIYEETRGVLKVFLENVIRDAVTYTEHAKRKTVTAMDVVYALKRQGRTLYGFGG
- the LOC119078396 gene encoding histone H2A, translated to MSGRGKGGKVKGKAKSRSNRAGLQFPVGRIHRLLRKGNYAERVGAGAPVYLAAVMEYLAAEVLELAGNAARDNKKTRIIPRHLQLAIRNDEELNKLLSGVTIAQGGVLPNIQAVLLPKKTEKKA
- the LOC119078397 gene encoding histone H2B-like, which codes for MPPKTSGKAAKKAGKAQKNISKGDKKKKRKRKESYAIYIYKVLKQVHPDTGISSKAMSIMNSFVNDIFERIAAEASRLAHYNKRSTITSREIQTAVRLLLPGELAKHAVSEGTKAVTKYTSSK
- the LOC119078395 gene encoding histone H1-like; its protein translation is MADTAVTEAAPPATSSPAAKKSKTASAASKKPRVKPTHPPTADMVNAAIKSLKERGGSSLQAIKKYITANYKIDAEKLSPFIKKYLKSAVTGGKLIQTKGKGASGSFKLSATVAKSKSESAPKKAAAKPKKAKAATGEKKPKAKKAASPAKKKPAAKSAEKKKKAAAPAKAAKKAGSVKAPKAPKEKSTKPKAAAKKPKTPKPKKAAPAKKAAPKKAAAPKKK
- the LOC119078399 gene encoding histone H4 — its product is MTGRGKGGKGLGKGGAKRHRKVLRDNIQGITKPAIRRLARRGGVKRISGLIYEETRGVLKVFLENVIRDAVTYTEHAKRKTVTAMDVVYALKRQGRTLYGFGG
- the LOC119078391 gene encoding histone H2B-like gives rise to the protein MPPKTSGKAAKKAGKAQKNISKGDKKKKRKRKESYAIYIYKVLKQVHPDTGISSKAMSIMNSFVNDIFERIAAEASRLAHYNKRSTITSREIQTAVRLLLPGELAKHAVSEGTKAVTKYTSSK